One part of the Eucalyptus grandis isolate ANBG69807.140 chromosome 10, ASM1654582v1, whole genome shotgun sequence genome encodes these proteins:
- the LOC104422042 gene encoding probable tRNA (guanine(26)-N(2))-dimethyltransferase 2 codes for MRCWVKSHPVKEQPSDQPGCVILAKEPAFQANFARAVGSLNKAQAKKVARFLPNPERHWGPKLRAGRQITSEHISILGPEAVNGSIKHDDDDDDEEAQGEAKRQKTEDPTLVS; via the exons ATGCGATGCTGG GTGAAAAGTCATCCCGTCAAAGAACAACCTTCAGATCAGCCTGGATGTGTGATACTGGCCAAGGAACCAGCTTTCCAA GCAAATTTTGCTCGAGCTGTCGGATCTCTGAACAAGGCACAAGCCAAGAAGGTTGCGCGCTTCCTTCCAAACCCTGAAAGGCATTGGGGTCCAAAGCTGAGAGCAGGTCGTCAAATCACCAGCGAGCACATTTCTATCTTGGGTCCGGAGGCGGTAAATGGATCTATCAAgcatgatgatgacgatgatgatgaagagGCTCAAGGTGAAGCTAAGCGTCAAAAGACTGAAGATCCCACCTTAGTTTCATGA